A single window of Prochlorococcus marinus XMU1410 DNA harbors:
- the ahcY gene encoding adenosylhomocysteinase: MVIADSVKTSTPNYVIADIALSDFGRKEIKIAETEMPGLMALRDKYKSEKPLKGAKIAGSLHMTIQTAVLIETLVDLGAEVKWASCNIFSTQDHAAAAIADQGISVYAKKGETLDEYWQYTHYILDWSSDSPNMILDDGGDATGLLILGSKAEKDLSVLDNPGNEEEIALFNSIKSKLKNDSDFYSRIKSNIIGVTEETTTGVARLYQLQKQNALPFPAINVNDSVTKSKFDNLYGCRESLVDSIKRATDVMIAGKVALVMGFGDVGKGSAQSLRGLGAIVKVAEVDPICALQAAMEGFSVVTLDDVVEDIDIFVTATGNYQVITNENLVKMKDEAIVCNIGHFDNEIDVASLKDYPWENIKPQVDHITLPSGNKIILLAEGRLVNLGCATGHPSFVMSNSFTNQVLAQIELFNKSEQYAKEVYVLPKHLDEMVARLHLHKIGAKLTKLTKEQADYINVSVEGPYKPELYRY, encoded by the coding sequence ATGGTTATCGCAGATTCAGTTAAGACTTCTACACCTAATTATGTAATTGCTGATATAGCTTTATCAGATTTTGGTCGTAAAGAAATTAAAATTGCCGAAACTGAAATGCCTGGATTAATGGCACTTAGAGACAAATATAAATCTGAAAAGCCACTAAAAGGTGCAAAAATAGCTGGAAGTCTTCATATGACCATTCAGACAGCAGTCCTAATAGAAACCCTTGTTGATCTTGGTGCAGAAGTAAAATGGGCTTCATGCAATATTTTTTCAACTCAAGATCATGCGGCTGCAGCTATCGCAGATCAAGGAATTTCTGTATATGCAAAAAAAGGCGAGACTCTTGATGAATATTGGCAATATACCCACTATATACTCGATTGGAGTTCAGACTCTCCAAATATGATTCTTGATGATGGGGGAGATGCAACTGGCTTATTGATACTCGGTAGTAAAGCTGAAAAAGATTTATCTGTTTTAGATAACCCCGGTAATGAAGAAGAAATTGCTCTATTCAATTCTATTAAGTCTAAGTTGAAAAATGATAGTGACTTCTATTCTAGAATTAAGAGTAATATCATTGGTGTCACTGAAGAAACTACAACGGGAGTTGCAAGACTTTATCAACTGCAAAAGCAAAATGCTTTACCTTTCCCTGCTATCAACGTTAATGATTCAGTAACTAAGAGCAAATTTGATAATTTATATGGCTGCAGAGAATCTCTGGTTGACAGCATAAAACGAGCCACTGATGTGATGATTGCTGGGAAGGTTGCTTTAGTTATGGGTTTTGGGGATGTAGGCAAAGGTTCAGCCCAGTCTCTAAGAGGACTTGGTGCGATTGTAAAAGTTGCAGAAGTCGATCCAATTTGTGCTCTTCAAGCGGCAATGGAAGGTTTTAGCGTTGTTACATTAGATGATGTTGTGGAAGATATAGATATATTTGTTACAGCAACCGGCAACTATCAAGTAATAACAAACGAAAATCTTGTCAAGATGAAAGATGAGGCCATAGTTTGTAATATTGGCCATTTCGATAATGAAATTGATGTGGCTTCACTGAAAGATTATCCATGGGAAAACATAAAGCCTCAAGTTGATCACATAACTTTACCTAGCGGTAATAAAATAATCCTTCTAGCTGAAGGTAGATTAGTCAATTTAGGCTGTGCGACTGGACATCCAAGCTTTGTTATGAGTAATTCTTTTACTAATCAAGTATTAGCTCAAATAGAACTTTTTAATAAGTCAGAGCAGTATGCAAAAGAGGTCTATGTCTTACCAAAACACTTAGATGAAATGGTAGCCAGGTTACATTTACATAAAATTGGTGCAAAATTAACAAAATTAACGAAAGAACAGGCTGACTATATCAACGTATCTGTTGAGGGTCCTTATAAACCAGAACTTTATAGATACTAA
- the tsaE gene encoding tRNA (adenosine(37)-N6)-threonylcarbamoyltransferase complex ATPase subunit type 1 TsaE produces MFVANLKETLNLGKKLSHKLNPQSIVLLQGPIGAGKTSFVQGIAKGLLITEDITSPTFALSHHYNSGKIPLIHLDLYRIENISSAKEVFFSEEEEAIQKQAILVIEWPELIEPVINNFWKIEISYAKNFGRHYEIRDPKNLLTFS; encoded by the coding sequence GTGTTTGTTGCGAATTTAAAAGAGACTTTAAATTTGGGAAAAAAACTCTCACACAAATTAAATCCCCAATCAATTGTTTTATTACAAGGTCCAATTGGAGCTGGGAAAACTTCATTTGTGCAAGGGATTGCTAAAGGCTTATTAATCACTGAGGACATAACAAGCCCTACATTTGCTTTATCGCATCACTATAACTCCGGAAAAATCCCGCTAATTCATCTTGATTTATACAGGATAGAAAATATTTCTTCAGCAAAAGAAGTTTTTTTTTCAGAAGAAGAAGAAGCAATACAAAAACAAGCTATCTTAGTCATTGAATGGCCAGAATTAATAGAACCAGTTATTAATAATTTCTGGAAAATAGAAATTAGTTACGCAAAAAATTTTGGAAGACACTACGAAATAAGAGATCCCAAAAATTTGTTAACGTTCTCATAA